The following are encoded in a window of Apium graveolens cultivar Ventura unplaced genomic scaffold, ASM990537v1 ctg8463, whole genome shotgun sequence genomic DNA:
- the LOC141705024 gene encoding agamous-like MADS-box protein AGL80, producing the protein MTRKKVKLAFISNDASRKATFKKRKKGLMKKVGELSTLCGIDACAIIYSHYEPQPEVWPNTEGVQRVLSQFKRMPEMEQSKKMVNQESFMRQRIAKANEQLKKQCKDNREKEMIEVMYQCLTGKIGLQNLMIPDLNDLGWLIDHKLKEIYKRIDQISATKKKNTTPGKVGSGSGSGCGSGSAAAMLKGKGVANCVDGTEEKAIEGEMEAMQQQQQRPPWFSDWINSNSGNSSTDQMLNQQQHCQNLGFSHGEEMMMPCGDAQNGGMWSSAFFP; encoded by the coding sequence ATGACAAGAAAGAAGGTGAAGTTAGCATTCATCAGTAATGATGCTTCTCGAAAAGCGACATTCAAGAAAAGGAAGAAGGGGCTGATGAagaaggttggagagttgagtacCTTATGTGGTATTGATGCTTGTGCTATCATTTATAGTCACTATGAGCCCCAACCTGAAGTGTGGCCTAATACAGAAGGTGTTCAGCGTGTGTTGTCTCAGTTTAAGCGAATGCCGGAGATGGAGCAGAGCAAGAAGATGGTTAATCAGGAGAGTTTTATGCGACAGAGGATTGCGAAAGCTAATGAGCAGTTGAAGAAACAGTGTAAGGATAATAGGGAGAAGGAAATGATTGAGGTTATGTATCAGTGTTTGACGGGGAAAATTGGTTTACAAAATTTGATGATCCCGGATTTGAATGATCTTGGTTGGCTTATTGATCACAAGTTGAAGGAGATTTATAAAAGAATTGATCAGATATCGGCTACTAAGAAAAAGAATACTACTCCTGGGAAAGTTGGCTCTGGCTCTGGATCTGGCTGTGGCTCGGGATCAGCTGCTGCAATGTTGAAAGGTAAAGGAGTGGCTAATTGTGTTGATGGAACGGAAGAAAAGGCTATAGAGGGCGAGATGGAAGcaatgcagcagcagcagcagaGACCGCCTTGGTTTAGCGACTGGATCAACAGCAATAGTGGGAACAGCAGTACTGATCAGATGCTGAACCAGCAGCAACACTGCCAGAATTTGGGATTTAGTCACGGTGAGGAGATGATGATGCCCTGTGGAGATGCGCAGAATGGTGGCATGTGGTCAAGTGCATTCTTTCCATAG
- the LOC141705025 gene encoding uncharacterized protein LOC141705025: MVNQESFMRQRIAKANEQLKKQCKDNREKEMIEVMYQCLTGKIGLQNLMIPDLNDLGWLIDHKLKEIYKELIRYRLLRKEYYYWEVGSGSGSGCGSGSAACNVKGKGVANCIDGTEEKALEGEMEAMQQPQQRPPWFSDWINSNSGNSSTDQMLNQQQHCQNLGFRSR; the protein is encoded by the coding sequence atgGTTAATCAGGAGAGTTTTATGCGACAGAGGATTGCGAAAGCTAATGAGCAGTTGAAGAAACAGTGTAAGGATAATAGGGAGAAGGAAATGATTGAGGTTATGTATCAGTGTTTGACGGGGAAAATTGGTTTACAAAATTTGATGATCCCGGATTTGAATGATCTTGGTTGGCTTATTGATCACAAGTTGAAGGAGATTTATAAAGAATTGATCAGATATCGGCTACTAAGAAAAGAATACTACTACTGGGAAGTTGGCTCTGGCTCTGGATCTGGCTGTGGCTCGGGATCAGCTGCTTGCAATGTGAAAGGTAAAGGAGTGGCTAATTGTATTGATGGAACGGAAGAAAAGGCTTTAGAGGGCGAGATGGAAGCAATGCAGCAGCCGCAGCAGAGACCGCCTTGGTTTAGCGACTGGATCAACAGCAATAGTGGGAACAGCAGTACTGATCAGATGCTGAACCAGCAGCAACACTGCCAGAATTTGGGATTTAGGTCGCGGTGA
- the LOC141705027 gene encoding uncharacterized protein LOC141705027, with translation MTGKGLNQEAVLKRPGDTRWCSHYNTILSVTSLFSPALDLLEEIKVMPSFHENKGEIYRLIDAMNDFEFIFLLHLMRKVLGITNDLSQALQRKGQDLANALCLVNVSKKMLQTFRDDGWNELIVDISKFCEKFEIDVPDMDAISMPRGRSRRKLQKVSNKHHFKISLMNTIIDYQLQEINERLDRDNMELLSCISCLNPQNSFLTFDK, from the coding sequence ATGACTGGTAAAGGCTTGAATCAAGAGGCAGTTCTTAAACGTCCAGGAGATACAAGATGGTGTTCGCATTATAATACAATTCTAAGTGTGACTTCTTTATTTTCACCGGCACTTGATCTGCTTGAAGAAATAAAAGTTATGCCTTCCTTTCATGAAAATAAAGGAGAGATTTATAGACTTATTGATGCAATGAATGACTTTGAGTTTATTTTTCTATTGCATTTGATGAGAAAAGTTTTAGGAATCACAAATGACTTATCACAAGCACTACAAAGAAAAGGCCAGGATCTTGCTAATGCTTTATGTTTGGTAaatgtatcgaagaaaatgttaCAAACATTCAGAGATGATGGATGGAATGAGTTAATTGTTGATATTTCCAAATTCTGTGAAAAGTTTGAGATCGATGTCCCAGATATGGATGCTATCTCTATGCCTCGTGGAAGATCAAGACGTAAACTGCAAAAAGTTTCTAATAAACACCACTTCAAGATTAGTTTGATGAATACTATAATTGATTATCAATTGCAAGAGATTAACGAGCGTCTTGATAGAGATAACATGGAGTTACTTTCCTGCATATCATGCCTAAATCCGCAGAATTCTTTTTTAACTTTTGATAAGTAA